atgagacctaagagttattgcaaatgtggttagtcataatctttgctgaaaacttgaatgctggctttacatatttacaacaacaagagcaaacagagtttgtgaaagtttttctttatcactttcagtttatcaactgaattgcttgaggacaagcaaaggtttaagcttggggggagttgatacgtctccgtcgtatctacttttccaaacacttttgcccttgttttggactctaactagcatgatttgaatggaactaacccggactgacgttgttttcagcagactttccatggtgttatttatgtgcagaaacaaaagttctcggaatgacctgaaactccacggaacatctatttggaaaataagaaaaatactggtaaaaaagccacgtcagggggcccacaccctgtccacgagggtggagggcgcgccccgctacctcgtgggccccctgacgctccaccgacctcaactccaactccatatattcacattcggggagaaaaaaaatcagggagaaggattcatcgcgttttacgatacagagccgccgccaagccctaaactctctcgggagggctgatctagagtccgttcggggctccggggaggggactccatcgtcgtcgtcatcatcaaccatcctccatcaccaatttcatgatcctcaccgccgtgcgtgagtaattccatcgtaggcttgctggacggtgatgggttggatgagatctatcatgtaatcgagttagttttgttagggtttgatccctagtatccactatgttctgagattgatgttgctatgactttgctatgcttaatgcttgtcactagggcccgagtgccacgatttcagatctgaacctattatgttttcatgaatatatgtgagttcttgatcctatcttgcaagtctatagtcacctactatgtgttatgatccggcaaccctgaagtgacaataatcgggaccactcccggtgatgaccgtagtttgaggagttcatgtattcactatgtgctaatgctttgttccggtactctattaaaaggaggccttaatatcccttagtttccattaggaccccgctgccacgggagggtaggacaaaagatgtcatgcaagttcttttccataagcacgtatgactatattcggaataaatgcctacattacattgatgaattggagctagttctgtgtcaccctatgttatgactgttacatgatgaaccacatccggcataattctccatcaccgatccaatgcctacgagcttttcacatattgttatttgcttatttacttttccgttgctactgttacaatcactacaaaacccaaaaatattacttttgctaccgctaccgttacttccatattactttgctacttaatactttgctgcagatactaagttatccaggtgtggttgaattgacaactcagctgctaatacttgagaatattctttggctccccttgtgtcgaatcaacaaatttgggttgaatactctaccctcgaaaactattgcgatcccctatacttgtgggttatcaggcagcgATGACTAGAGGGGGGCGGAGGAAGCCGCCGcggcgcggggataggccggggaagcgccgaAACGGTCGCCGgatggcgcgggtggcggcggcgccgcGGCTGGAGGGGGGTGAGTTGCAAGCGAGCGCGCGAGAGTGCAGCGCGCGGGAGCGAGCGCAACAAATAAGCAGCGCGCGATGGAGTTTTGGCCCGCGCGCTGAACTAGATATGCCGCGCGCGCGCTAAAATGGGCAattttgcggcgcggcgctagtttggcacgactgttggagatgctctaatctcAGAGTTCTCTTTTCACAATCCCGTCTTCGAAAGTTCGTAACATATCTTTTCAAAAATGCTAGTACATATTTTTCAGAAGTTTTAATTTAGTTGGATATAAGTTAATACAATTTCCACATGTACAACTTCATCTCAGTGAGTCCCCGACCCTCGTGTCGCCCGAGCCGGGCGACTCGGGGGGGAACCCTACTCGCCGGTGGCCCGCCCCCACCTCCCTCCCACcccgcgtcgccgtcgccggagggccggccggcgaagccgcgccgggccctgggatggcggcggcggggctgtttCTCTTCCCCTCGCCCCTGCCCTCCCCTCATCCACTCCGCCCCTCCCCCAGATCCGGACCCTGGCGGCGCCGGCGGCCTCCACCGGCGGCAGGGGCGGCCTCCCCCGGTGCGTTGACTGCTTGGGTCGCCTCCCCCAGCTGCGGTTCCTCTGCTACGGTCcgccccagatgggatctgggccaCCCCGGCCAGTCACGGTGCCCCCCGTCTGTCCTTCATGATGGCCGGACGCGCTCAACTCGCTGCGGCTCCCCACCCCCGCTCCCCCGACCCTCCCCATCCCCTGGTTAGGCTTTGGGTCGACTTCTTCGGGAGGCGGCCATGGAGGTGCTTGGTTGTGCCCGACAGCGTCTGCTCCCTGTAGCGAGTCGGAAGTTTGGCTGCCCGTGAGTCCTCTTCACCACCCACCCTCCCCCGGCAGGGGCGGCTTCGGCCCTGCGACCATGGACCTGCGCCCCTCCTGTGTTCGTGGCCGGCCGGCGCGGCTTCGGATCCAACGAGCCTTTGAAGCTACTCTCTTTCCGGCCTCTTTGGTTTGTTGACTCCCTGGCATCTCCGCACCACCATCACCCTGATGGCGCCCTTGGTTGGCCGTCCATCCCGGCGCATCGTCGATTCCGTCACGCTTCGAGAGCTGCGTCCTCTTCCAGCTCTTTGAGCAAGACGGCGTCCCTGCTGCTCCGGTTCCGGTGGCCTAGATCTGCGCTCCCTTCCAGATTCTGGCTCACCCGGGTCTCCGGCCACCATCGCATCCCCGTCGCCTTCATTCTGCTCAGCCGCACAACCTTGCCCTTCTCCAAGGCCCGCGCGTCCGGCGGCACCCGGTGCCTCCTTCAGCGTTGGGCGTGGCTCCCCTTCCTGCAGTCGCAGCTCCGGTCTATGCTAAACTTCCGCTTCTCCGATTCGTGTTCCGATGGCTTGGGATTGCTCGGATTTTGGCCAGGGAGAAATCCTGCATCCTATGCTGGCAGCGGCGGCACCCTCGGgtgtcgttcccttcttggaggcACTGCCATGGTCGTTATATGTGCCCCTCTTCGAgcatcaggggaaaccctaggtccgggTTTCCGGATCGGACGACGACGACGTCTTGATGTCGTTCTCCTTCGTGAAGGCGTTGTCTTGTTTGCTCGTGGTGTCCTCGGTGTTGGATTTGGAGATGATGGTCGTCAAGTTGTCGGTGGGACTGCTTCTCTGGTCGGCGAGTTTAGCTATGTTATCTTTATTTGGGTCGAGCATCTCATGTCTCTTTATTTCCGGCACCATGTTCACGCCTCTTGCgttcgtgtcatgtgttgtaccaCCTCTTGTATTCATTCTaacttcttctatcaatgaaatgatacgcaaaCTTTGCGTATTCATGAAAAAAAGAGCTACTACTAGCTACTAGGATTAgttctgccttgtcttgtacttcaagttgATCATTGTACTCCTGTATATATGTGCCTACGAGGCTCAAACAATACAACAacaattccaccaatccctctctctcccttctaacatggtactagaagaacgcccgtgcgttgcaacggggccacattaacttttagagttcaatattaatattcccatacatatcaagtgacaagtgacattggcgaccttttttaccatcaaatcctcagacacacattctctccctctctcttcctcactctctccctctctccctctctctctctctaacacacacatacatatccatcttattggatacggggccataatccatctatttcactatgtgtattatatttgccaccacaactgagggaattaatttcatgtaaatcggccagctacaactccaagaatacgcggaggaggtggcccgggtcggcgtcggcgccgtccgtcgcgggccacgggcccgcttccaagtgcgtctGTGCGCCGGCCACCCACGCCGGGCCTTCAAGTGCCccttccaccgcaccaactcccagggccagggaagccgcccttcttcgcccccttcaccggccgcggccaacgcggtgccgcggcacccggcctcgccgtcctcgtcctccggcaccgtcgcgacccagtgacgcagcccaagcatcggcctcgagaatTAAGAACGCTTGAcaacggagagggaagggaagatcatatacatgtaataagaaagggagtttatttactgctccctcgatgtattgtttcctttgtttggagattgattaccatccgtgagttaaggtaaggttaatgtgattgagcgatttttctgaaaatcaattatttgttttctagttactgtgattgagtgatttaaggtaaggttaattaatttagatttgatctttagagattgttcgtgattgattctacattactaaataacttgcgccagtatgaaaagttctgatctgttcatatttctttcgttgtgtgagagggtgacgcgaaaataaaccgatgaagtgggaggaggggacgaaaaaaaccagcgaaggtgggaggaggtaccaaaaaagcCATGAGAGGTGGGACGAAAAGAaactggaagcgagactaccaactgctccattaggagtagagatatagtCGTGTGTTGCAAAAAATATTTTAATTGTCTAATTAATAATACTAGCTAAATACTCATGTGTTCCAATGGGAGCAACTTTATTCTACTGGTTCAACGTAGATAGAGATATGTTGTGAGGAGGCAAGGGTAAGAAAAGATACGATGTGATTGAGATTTTGTACATACAACTATGTAAGTTGATTTTGTTGTTGCTTGCAAGTGATTTCTTGCTATTGGTGATTTATTTGATTGTTGTTGATtactttaatagtagagattaatTTGGTATTGTGGTTGTTGGTTTTTCTACAAACTTGGCCAAACATTACACCGTGAGACAATTGAGACGAAGGGAGTAATTCCAAGTGTGTAGGGCAGATTAGAACTTTCTCATGTACAACTTCATATCCATCAGTTATTTCTTTCAACTTCTACTAGAATAAAGTATTTTCTAACCGTAGTTCAAGCTATTGCAAGCTAAGCGTTCTCTGATCACAATTCCATCCACTTACTGCCATAATTCACAAGTTGATAGGCAAAGGACAAGTGGAATTTCACAAActagtaaggccaactccaccgcgcgatcccaaacggacgtccggtttGACCGGATTTTGTTTCTTTGGGGCGGCAATGGGTTCGCCTATGTCCGTTGGGTCGtgggtgcgcccaacgcgcggccgcaccccaaatcatgtccggggtggacgtgattaaaaaaatcaaaaacttaAAATAAAATACCTAAAAAGGTAAATAAACGCAGTTAAAAAAACTTAAAACATATTTAGGGTCACGGCCATAAAACGGCCCAGTTTCACGCCGCACTTAAACGGCCCAGTTCCATAATTAacataaaagcaaaataaaaaatgCCGCCCGCGCACTGCTGTCGCGCCCGTCCATGCCGtggccgtcaccgtcgccgccttCAGTGGCcaccggtgtcgtcgtcgtcgctgcagAGGTCGACGTAGTCCGGCGGCGTCTAGAGATGGGCCGGCGGTCCGCGGTGCACGGGGGCGGCGGGCTGGAAGGTGgccggtgcctgcaccacctcctcccgaggCGAGGCGTCCCGCTTCGGcgaccgcggcggcgtggggcaccagttGCCCCCCACGGCGGCCGCCATCTGCTCCGCCGTGCACGACCAGGTCCACCCCTGGCCCACCAGGCCCGGGTGGAAGGcggccaccggcggctcctccGTCACCTCCTCCTTCGGCACCATCTCCAGCTCGGGGATGGCGACGTCCCAGGCCGCAGAGAGGGCCATCGTCTCCTCGAGGCCCGGCCATTGGCGCTCATCGTGCGTgtgcatggagtcctccatgacacgcgccatgagccgggcctccacctccgctgtcatgcgaggaggtggaggtggcgacagagatggggaaggcgacggcgtgggcgtgaggccacgcacccgcgtacgcccgcgcACCTCCCGACGTGGCTGCCGCGGCCCCGACACCGTGCCGGCGAAGTAGGACGCGCGCCGCATGTCGTGCTCGTCCTAGAGCCACGTGTCCCACAGGacggagtcgggggcgtacctctcATCGTCGTataggtcgtcggggaggaggcggcggcggcgctcgatctcatcGCGCCGGGCATGGCCGCTCGCCGGCACCAGCGGGATGGGGACCTGGTCCGCGGAGAGGtgccagttgttggggaggtgcacgtcgctccacgggaccggcgtcctcgtctccAAGTACCGCCAGCACACATCCACGGCCAGGTACCGCCGGTCGCGCTCGTCGGCGGCCCTAGGAGCGATGGTGAAGGGGGCAGGCGTGGGGGCTCGAATGGAGGAGCGTGGCGGTGATGCGGGCTCCTCCTTCTTGACGGAGCCGCGGCGGCGTaccgaggaggagccggcctcgcggtcgtgcttccccttgcggccgtAGTTCCAAAGCTCCACGGTTGCGGCCGTCTGGCGAGGTCGACGACGGGGAGCGGCTAGGGTTTCGAGGGTGTCGGTTTCGAGGGGGCGGAGAGGGGCCAGAGTGGgaagtgtggacgacgaccggtccacggctTCCATTTCAGAAGGACGGCAACCCTTCGCtgggcggatgacaggtggggccacccgcccgtgcgcattgatgttggcgggtgggaggtaggtggccgcctgccacgctgCCTCGACGCGAACGTTTAAAGCATCCGTTCGCTGTCTGCCGCGACCCAAACCCAacgcaagtttgcgctcgaaatgggtcggccgggacacaaaacggaccagatgggtccgggtcgtcgcgcgctgggccgcctcgtttgtccgttttaccccaaacagaCGAGACCGGACAAAATGGGGTCGCGTGATGGAGTTGGCCTAAAAGCGGAAGGGATGCAAGCAGACGCATCCACTTTGTCCGCGACGGGCTGTTGCTTTAATAATTGTGCAGGTCTAATTATACACTTGCGGACATGATACCGTCCGCCTGCATCCCTACCAAATGCTGGAAGAAATAAACAGGCAGAGGGTAATGCTAATTTGAAGATCAACCAGCGATCACCTTGCCTTGATTGAGAAAACAACTTTCCAGATGATTTATTTTTTTGGAAAACCCTACAAAATCAGTGTTGAGTCTTAAAACAATCAATTTGCATGAAGAGCAGAAAGCCAGAAATCACATCACAAATAAGCCTTGGGAGGACAAAACATCACACAAGTATCTTTGCACAGCATAAGATCAACAATTTAACCGTTTTCCCTGGAAAGAAATTCGACAGATGGATTCCCAACATATGTTTTGTATACAGACAGTTTAACCGGATTGCCTTTCACCATAACATAAGTTACGTGATAGTGGTTACGCTAGCATACCTTCAGTGCTTGGCCAGCTAAGATGATAAAACCAGTTGATCATGAAAAGATTAATATATTGTAGAGCCCATGCAAACGCACACATTTTTCTTATAAAGGTAAACTAATTATGTTGGGATAATCTCATCAACAAAAATTATGTTGGGATAAAGAGATTGCATTTGAATTCCTAAAAATCCCAATTGGAGGGGTAAAAAAGTGGTGTCCAAATGGCAAACAAGTAGATTAAAACGAAGCACTATGTATCTTTGACCTAAGGCCTCAACAACTACAACATGCACTCTACAACTAGCATATGGGTGTCGAACAAACTCCAGTTTTTTTTACGGCAAAAGACATCATTTCTCATATTATTGTCATATTGTTTACAAGATGATGAGAAACTAATTCAGTAATATAATAAGAACCCCAAAGGCTGGAAGATCTAAATCTAAAAGAGTGTTTTGCTAACTAATCAGCAACTTGATTAGCTTCGCGGCAACGGTGCATATTAGTAGATTTTCGGAACTCCATCGCCATTTGTTCAATTATCACTGTAACATTCTGGCCCAGGTACTCGTCCATCAGTTGCAGAGGGGCCACAGCAAAACTACAGTCAGACTCAATCTCTATACTGTTGCACCCCATGTTAGCCGCCAAGAACATACAGTACCATTCTCAATTGCTATCAATTCCGCAGAATCGGCAGAGCTAACATGTGGTAGGAACCAGGTTGTTGCTGCTATAAAACCACCTTTATTATCTTGGATAACTATACCAGTAGCACCCGTATGTGTCTCTGCATGAAATGAAGCATCTTAGTTCACCTTGACAGATCATGACATGGCCTTTTCCACATATGATCAATCTTCCGGGTTGGCATCTTCGGCAAATTTGCTCTGATAAAGCTAGTGGCCAGTACCTTAATTGATAGAGCGGTTTTTTCTGGTGTTTGGAATGCACCCCACTAACAAATTGTCGCCTTTGCCGCCACCAGATAACCACAGCCTGCTCCTAGTTGCACTCATCTTTGAAAGAATCTCCATTGTGATAGAACCTGACCTAGGAGCAGGTTATCCAAAGTTGCACTCATCTTTGAAAGAATCTCCATTGTGATAGAAACACCAACCGAGCAGATCGGGCATTTTGTGGTGAATCTGGGATATGGCGCCCAGCTTAAAACCCCACTTTCCACGCCGAAGGCCCCAAGTGTTCTTCCACACCTTGTTCATATGAACACTGCCCTGTGCAAGATCTCCAATTTCATGAAGGCTACCAAGCAGAGCATTTGCAGACATAGAGATTACAGCAGCCAAGAGAAAGCCGCATGTTCCACCAATCGAGCCCAAATGGGCATAATCGACCCAGAGTATCCTAGAACATATGCACTATTCACCCCTGTTGTCAGGACATATCCAACTTGATACCAAAGATCTGAAAACGACCAGAATCTTTCAGCCTTCACAAACAAAATTGTTCCTCCCGAAATTTACAGGGTTAAATTTCTCAAGTACTTTTCTGCTAAGGAGCAGGGCAACAAGGGCATGAGCGGGAGTAACCCAATGATTGTTATAGATAGATAACCACAAATGCTATGTGAAACCAAATTAACATAAGTAGATTCAACATGCATTCAGAAATGAAACTGCAAATGGGTATCAAATGTTTCACAATCTCTGATGTCACGGCAGCAGAAGGATTTCAAGTACTCTAAAACATTTAGCTAGAAGGGACTAAACCATTGATCATAACCACCAACAAAAATATTTTCCTTGTTTACAGAACACCATCTCACTTCGCACTTCCGTTTCAATCAGATTACTTTGAGGTCGTCTTGTCCTTGGTCTTCTGTATTTTCAACACCTTCTTCACGATCTTCTGCTCCTCCACCAAGAAGGCGCGGATGATCCTGAAGGAGAACGCGAATCAAATGAGACTACATAAAGGATAGGTTTGAGGTAATGAGATTAGATGGTTGTAAGGCAAAGTTTGCTCACCTTTCCCTCACTGCAGTTCCAGAGAGCACTCCACCATAGGGACGGTTCACAGTCCTGCGGTTCCTAGACAACCTTGATCTTTTGTATTCAGTAGGCCTGAGGTGGGGAATCTGGAAATGGAAGTATCAGATCATGAGCCATCAGGTTGAAATATTCTTCAACCAAagacaaataaaaaggcaaatttcAAACACAAAAATGTCCTCTAAAACAAGCATGGAAGAAGAATATCATTTCACTAATAAAAACAAGCTGAGTGAGCAAATGGAGGTGTTGAAGTCACAGAAGAACCAAATGAGctgtgacattcattcccgttaCGAGAGTTTGCTTTGCTGCTAGTAAAATCATGCATCGCTTAATCTGATCGTATAATACAATCAACACAACCGAGCAACCAAGTGTTTAAACACCACTAGAAACAAATAGGAATGATTGAACCATCAAAATAAATACAACAATTGAACTTTGTTGAAATGCAGCAGTACTACTCTGCACAACCAGCTGTCCACGTACACCATCATACCAACTGTCGGACAACCAACTCTGAATTTGATACTCATGCACTAACGCAAACCCCCAAAGGAATAACTTCTCAGGAATGATATGAGGAAACGGTCTAAACATAAATCTGATGCCCGATAAGGTCAAATCGGCATCTGCTAATTGTGCATCTGGTAAAAGCCTTAAAGGCACTCTACAAGTTGATAGCCATATACATGTGTGAGATGGAGATAAACCACATTTACCACACATAAATCATACCCAAGCAAAAGAATCCAACTCATCCACCATACAAACAGAGATATCGAATACCCCTATCATGGCAAAGCGAAACAATCAAGAATTTCATATAGATGCAAAGCTTGGCGGCAACTCACCCCCTGGATCTTCTTCCCGGTCACAGGGCACTTGGGGCCGCTCGCCCTCTTCTTGGTGTACTGGTACACGAGCTTACCACCTGCAGTACACAAGGAACAAAACCGACAGATTTCAGCGGAGATCTTGGCACGAACAAATCAGAAGCGACCAAAGCATGCGAGAAAATCGTctggggaaggggaggaggaggggatccgGACCTGGGGTCTTGACGACCCGCGTCTGGTTGGACTTGGTGGCATAGCTGTGCCTCTTCCGGTACGTCAGACGCTGCACCATGTTTCCGTCGTCTCCGCCGCCGGCAGTAGGGGGGCTTGGGCAAAGAgtggggggagagagaggagggcgagcGCGTGGCGGCTGGGACGGGTATAAATGGCCTCCCCGCGTCGCCGTGACCTAGCACCGACGGCTAGGATTTGCTTGATGGGGTAAATGGGCCAGACATTCAATTGGGCCGTATGGGCTGTCTTATGAAGGCTTATGTTGTCAGTCCAATTAGTCAACGGCCTAGAGGCTCACGCAAATAGCAAGGCCCTCGCTAAAAAAATCAAAGATCGCAAATAGCAAGGCCCTGTCGAAAGAAAACGCTTTAGCCCGGCTAATATTTTGGCGAGCTAACATTATTATGGTTTAAAGTTTGATTGTAATTCTTAGTTCCAAGAGTTAGTACTTTGTATGTTTTTAATCTTGGATTCAAATCAACGTGCATGTAATGGTTGCGAGTATGAATAAAGTTACAGATGTGCCAAAAAAAAAACCTTCCTTACCATAAAGTCGTCATGCCACTTTCGAATGACGAACTCTATTCATCCTTCTTGCAAGCTATTTCGAATCTTAGAGTTCCATAATAAAAAAAGAAGTTACTGGTATATTGAAGATTCCCATTTTTTGCTAAATTCATGCGAGATTTTGTTAACAAAAAAAGAAGTTTGAATTTAAAAGAACAGGTGGCCATGATAACAAATTACCCATTTGAGGACAAGGTACCGGCAAAACTAGGAGACCCGGGTATATCTACATATCTTGTTCCATGGGTATAACCTTGCAGATGGCTGAGAAGTCCACGAAGAAACAAATAGGACTGATCGAAGATGTGCTCCTAAGATTAGATGGGCATATCATACCTACTGATTTTATTATACTTGACATGCCTGAAGATGAAAAATTATCTATAATCCTTGAGAGACCGTTTTTTAATACCACGGGTGCAACTTTGAATTGTGTAGAAGGGAAAGTCACCTTCAAAATTTATGACGAAGTAATCGTGAGATACTTCCCGAAGAAGTCTGGGAGAAAGAGAGGTATATCCCACCACCAAAGCGAATATGTGCGGTAAGTAAAGAGAACCTGAGGCCACCGGAGACCTAAAACCACCTTTTAAGGTGCAAGGTTGAGCTTAGCGACCTAAAAATCAACACTTATTGTGAGGTAACTCATCATTTTTCTAAGTTTAAAGAGTTTTATTCTAATTAAGATGCTCTCATACAAGAACTTGAATAAATAACGCTCGAGGAAGTATATTTTGACTTTGTGTTGTAGGAGAATTATcgtagaaagaagaaaaagagagaaaaatattaCAGAGAGAGCAGCAGAGAAAAAGTCAGCCTAACCTACGAGCGGTCGTGCTCGTACGATGCTCGCACAAAGGAGACATGCAAACGTCAAAAGGTCTAGAGAGATCGACGAGCTTTCATATGAGCGCACCCGCTCATATGAATGGTTGTGTGAAACCCTGGTTGAACGCATCAAAAGACTAGAGCCAGGC
This window of the Triticum aestivum cultivar Chinese Spring chromosome 5D, IWGSC CS RefSeq v2.1, whole genome shotgun sequence genome carries:
- the LOC123121695 gene encoding 60S ribosomal protein L34, whose translation is MVQRLTYRKRHSYATKSNQTRVVKTPGGKLVYQYTKKRASGPKCPVTGKKIQGIPHLRPTEYKRSRLSRNRRTVNRPYGGVLSGTAVRERIIRAFLVEEQKIVKKVLKIQKTKDKTTSK